A stretch of Candidatus Poribacteria bacterium DNA encodes these proteins:
- a CDS encoding tetratricopeptide repeat protein — MLFLYRLDKLRSEVLLSVIGLILCLTACGPKPIPYSQNTEGSEPSEVAVAHYNWGMAYADQGNLAQAITELTLAIRNEPGWVMPFFTLGVIYGNQGELDRAIQAWERATQLDADFAKAHYNLAVAYSHKAEKTLSIAALREAIRVDEAALAAAKTEPAFDLIRNTPEFQELERSAEEKDSQD, encoded by the coding sequence ATGCTTTTTCTATACAGATTAGACAAACTGCGCTCCGAAGTGCTACTATCAGTCATAGGGTTGATACTTTGCCTAACGGCGTGCGGTCCGAAACCCATTCCCTATTCACAAAACACAGAGGGTTCTGAACCCAGCGAAGTCGCTGTCGCACACTACAATTGGGGAATGGCTTATGCTGATCAAGGCAATTTGGCACAAGCTATTACTGAACTCACGTTGGCGATTCGGAACGAACCGGGGTGGGTAATGCCGTTTTTCACGTTGGGTGTTATCTATGGAAACCAAGGTGAACTTGATAGAGCAATTCAAGCCTGGGAGCGAGCCACGCAACTGGATGCTGATTTCGCAAAAGCGCATTACAATCTTGCTGTTGCCTATTCACATAAGGCAGAGAAAACACTCTCAATCGCTGCCTTGCGTGAGGCGATTCGAGTAGACGAAGCAGCACTTGCCGCTGCGAAAACGGAACCCGCATTCGATCTCATTCGGAACACACCGGAATTCCAAGAATTAGAGCGATCGGCTGAAGAAAAGGATTCGCAAGACTGA
- a CDS encoding cytochrome P460 family protein, which produces MKIQTRHQLLLNLAVMATLCLFFTACTSEKALEELVQTSEEETTAIDPAEPTDEELAAPLPGLPEDVAGYTQWLKLNAEPIPPVPRGDPHNGDKNVYVNKTRETIAPNGEQQFPYPDGSIVVKEAYRPGKDYVGLIAIMRKKAGVNPDHNDWEFIEYTRNAPDAEFGVIAKDGVCWGCHARVEDIDYVFTELE; this is translated from the coding sequence ATGAAAATCCAAACACGACACCAATTGCTACTTAATCTCGCAGTGATGGCCACACTGTGTCTATTCTTTACCGCCTGCACCAGTGAAAAGGCTTTGGAGGAGCTTGTTCAAACATCGGAAGAGGAGACGACAGCGATAGATCCCGCTGAACCTACAGATGAAGAACTGGCTGCTCCGCTGCCGGGGCTCCCTGAAGATGTGGCGGGTTACACACAGTGGTTAAAACTAAATGCCGAACCTATACCACCTGTTCCTCGTGGCGACCCGCACAACGGCGATAAAAATGTTTATGTCAACAAAACACGAGAAACGATTGCGCCCAATGGCGAACAGCAGTTTCCGTATCCTGATGGGAGTATTGTTGTAAAAGAGGCATATCGTCCCGGTAAGGATTATGTCGGACTCATCGCAATTATGCGAAAAAAAGCGGGTGTGAATCCTGATCATAACGATTGGGAGTTCATCGAGTATACGCGGAACGCACCGGATGCCGAATTCGGGGTCATAGCTAAAGATGGCGTCTGTTGGGGATGCCACGCCCGAGTCGAAGATATTGATTATGTTTTTACAGAACTTGAATAA
- a CDS encoding homoserine kinase, giving the protein MARYTTLSSSELAHIVAQYPIGTPLKLEEMLGGFGNSNFKLTTTAGEFLLKICDEKDPAELQMQISLLQHLCEHAYPTVYPILTKDLRPLTHETVGSVMLYPFLQGEQPQSSPATLEQIGEALAKLHRIPPIDGLPRFPMGISQMVPFFKEVQGTQFATHPFVELLKSQLESMKPQLNASLPMGLLHGDLFLDNTLFNEDQMVAILDFEEGCYDVLLIDVGMTIIGCCYTPEHALNLKAAHRFLDAYNAVRPLTEREWKHLDCFVHYAALSIAFWRFRQFNIRRPDAHRADTYQEMLTRSEQWMIANSR; this is encoded by the coding sequence ATGGCACGTTACACAACCCTTTCATCTTCAGAACTCGCACACATCGTAGCGCAATACCCGATCGGTACACCACTGAAACTTGAGGAAATGCTCGGTGGGTTCGGCAACAGCAACTTCAAATTGACAACTACAGCAGGTGAGTTCCTGTTGAAAATTTGCGATGAAAAAGATCCAGCAGAACTCCAGATGCAAATCTCCTTGTTGCAGCATCTCTGTGAACACGCATATCCAACAGTCTATCCGATTCTGACAAAAGACCTGAGACCCCTCACGCACGAGACAGTTGGCAGCGTGATGCTCTACCCATTCCTACAAGGCGAGCAACCCCAATCTTCGCCGGCTACCCTTGAGCAGATAGGTGAAGCACTGGCAAAATTGCACCGCATCCCCCCAATTGATGGACTCCCGCGCTTCCCTATGGGCATCTCACAGATGGTTCCCTTTTTCAAGGAAGTTCAAGGTACACAGTTTGCGACACATCCATTTGTTGAATTGCTGAAATCGCAGTTAGAGTCCATGAAACCTCAACTCAATGCGTCGCTTCCAATGGGGCTTCTACACGGTGACCTTTTTTTGGATAACACGCTCTTCAATGAAGATCAGATGGTAGCGATCCTTGACTTTGAAGAAGGGTGTTATGATGTGCTCCTAATTGATGTCGGGATGACTATCATTGGGTGTTGTTACACGCCGGAGCATGCGTTGAATCTTAAGGCGGCACACCGATTTTTAGACGCTTACAATGCTGTGCGTCCGTTGACAGAACGTGAATGGAAGCATCTGGACTGCTTCGTTCATTATGCCGCCCTCTCTATAGCGTTCTGGCGATTTAGACAATTTAATATCCGCCGACCGGATGCACACCGCGCCGATACATATCAGGAGATGCTAACGCGCAGCGAACAGTGGATGATAGCAAATAGCAGATAG
- the ftsY gene encoding signal recognition particle-docking protein FtsY yields MLRNLFKGRDKDEVESDAGDEQENWFNRLKSGLTKTRNQLLSQLSGLLRVGRRIDEDLMEEIEEILIQSDVGVDTTLTLMDNVRERVEAEGLSDSSALESVLKSEILKLLGEDVPLEIEAEKPYTILVLGVNGAGKTTTIGKLASRFITDGHRVVVAAGDTFRAAAEDQLAIWCERAGAELIRGGDSAEPASVVFDAIHAAKHRNADVLIVDTAGRLHTKKPLMDELSKIGRVMAKAHAGAPHEVLLVVDGTVGQNALMQAKIFNDAVPITGVAVTKLDGTAKGGIVIGVNAEIGAPVKLIGIGEKIDDLRDFAGTDFIEALFTSEVESA; encoded by the coding sequence ATGCTAAGAAATCTATTTAAAGGTCGTGATAAAGACGAAGTTGAATCTGATGCCGGAGACGAACAGGAAAATTGGTTTAATCGACTCAAATCTGGGTTGACGAAAACACGAAACCAACTCTTGTCTCAGTTGTCAGGACTCCTCCGCGTTGGAAGAAGAATTGACGAAGATTTGATGGAAGAGATTGAGGAGATTTTAATCCAGTCGGATGTAGGTGTTGATACCACTCTGACCCTAATGGATAACGTCAGAGAACGGGTGGAAGCAGAAGGGTTAAGCGATTCTTCAGCGTTAGAATCGGTGCTGAAATCAGAAATTTTGAAGCTGCTTGGTGAGGATGTACCGCTGGAAATAGAAGCCGAAAAGCCGTATACAATTTTAGTGCTTGGTGTAAATGGTGCAGGCAAGACAACAACGATCGGAAAACTCGCGAGCCGGTTTATTACGGATGGACACCGTGTGGTTGTCGCTGCGGGCGATACATTTCGGGCGGCAGCGGAAGATCAACTCGCGATTTGGTGTGAACGTGCCGGTGCGGAACTCATTCGTGGCGGAGATAGTGCCGAACCCGCCTCAGTTGTGTTCGACGCGATTCACGCAGCAAAACATCGGAATGCTGATGTGTTAATCGTCGACACCGCTGGCAGATTGCATACCAAAAAACCGCTTATGGATGAACTCTCGAAAATTGGTCGTGTTATGGCGAAAGCCCACGCAGGCGCACCGCATGAAGTGTTACTTGTCGTCGATGGAACAGTCGGTCAAAACGCGTTAATGCAAGCGAAGATTTTCAACGACGCTGTGCCAATTACAGGTGTAGCGGTTACAAAACTGGATGGCACCGCAAAAGGTGGGATAGTTATTGGGGTGAACGCCGAAATTGGGGCACCCGTCAAACTCATCGGGATAGGTGAGAAGATTGACGACTTACGAGACTTTGCGGGGACAGATTTCATTGAGGCACTCTTTACCAGCGAGGTTGAGAGCGCGTAA
- a CDS encoding MarR family transcriptional regulator: MSKDQEFHSDIDLIMRVMRHAQAAVKSRFIQDIVPNRLTIVQFNALQHLHWYGHEAGMSVSELGEHLGLAHNTTSGLVSRLERHGWVVRRRCDQDRRRSRIKLTPKSEELFRESVKHATNFWQRTFGQLSTQEQENLIDGLKRLKQVMAKPVWPSYAQLHPRDADHLKERFEADLDELAQAKLKLVGMRLILARIAEKRDEHELAAYLNQAASEEIRHTNQLLVLLGHGENFKTLLSTLVHEDRVVYEELLALLETAPYTEDDEELTLLQQMVQDNQRYRRWFRSVHKQTNQ; the protein is encoded by the coding sequence ATGTCTAAAGATCAGGAATTCCATAGTGATATTGACCTTATAATGCGTGTGATGCGTCATGCGCAGGCTGCTGTCAAATCCAGATTTATTCAGGATATCGTTCCGAATCGTCTGACGATCGTCCAGTTTAATGCCCTACAACATCTGCATTGGTATGGGCACGAGGCTGGGATGTCAGTCAGTGAGTTAGGTGAGCATTTAGGGCTTGCCCATAACACAACGTCTGGCTTGGTGAGTCGTCTCGAACGACACGGCTGGGTCGTCCGTCGGAGGTGCGACCAAGATCGGAGACGCTCTCGGATTAAACTCACACCGAAGTCTGAGGAGCTCTTCCGTGAGTCCGTAAAACACGCGACAAACTTTTGGCAGCGCACATTTGGGCAGCTCTCCACGCAGGAGCAGGAAAACTTGATTGACGGCTTAAAACGGTTGAAACAGGTAATGGCGAAGCCAGTCTGGCCAAGTTATGCACAACTGCACCCACGTGATGCCGATCATCTGAAGGAACGGTTTGAAGCCGATTTGGACGAACTCGCACAGGCAAAGCTCAAACTTGTCGGAATGCGGTTGATTCTCGCACGGATTGCCGAGAAACGAGATGAACATGAACTCGCGGCGTACCTGAATCAGGCTGCTTCCGAAGAAATACGCCATACGAATCAACTATTGGTCCTCCTCGGTCACGGTGAAAATTTCAAGACCCTCCTCTCGACACTCGTCCATGAAGACAGAGTCGTCTATGAGGAACTCTTAGCCTTGCTTGAAACTGCACCCTACACCGAGGATGATGAAGAATTAACGCTTTTACAACAGATGGTTCAAGATAACCAAAGATATAGACGTTGGTTTCGCAGTGTCCACAAACAAACGAATCAGTGA
- a CDS encoding ABC-F family ATP-binding cassette domain-containing protein, which translates to MSLIRLEHITKLYDPDLILDDISVSIEHGDRLGLIGRNGTGKTTLIKIINGMLANFKGKVVAAKGLRIGYLSQEPELARDCTLRQEMLKVFEKRRALEDKMLLLAEEMEAQESPTLLAQYAQIQEQHERLGGYDYEHQINRILGGLGFSELDFNLPIGVLSGGQKSRATLAKLLLEQPDLLLFDEPTNHLDINGIEWLENYLNNEYAGAVLVVSHDRYFLDKVVRKIWELEEHKIKIYRGNYSKYIETKRVEQLVGERAFKKQQAFIAHEEDFIHRNIAGQRTREAQGRRKKLARLERVEKPKREAPTFKLTFTPEARGGNDILRCQNVSKAFGDKVIFTNLNFEVYRRDIVGIIGANGTGKTTLFRMVLGEELPTQGEMWVGPTLKFGHYAQELEGLNPNNEIIDEIWELCPQQTQGEIRSFLGKFLFSGDDVFKRIGNLSGGEQSRVLLAKLLLENANVLLLDEPTNHLDIPAREALEAALAEYPATLFIISHDRYLLSNLATKLLIFDGNPGGTANLFEGNYAEYATQQQQALQEDQPLPEEVQESKPAQPSQPRRKSKSKRKRKIKAQRLVGSN; encoded by the coding sequence ATGTCTTTAATACGATTGGAACACATCACTAAATTGTACGATCCAGACCTAATTCTGGACGATATATCGGTCTCAATTGAGCATGGAGATCGACTTGGGTTAATTGGTCGTAACGGAACTGGAAAAACAACGTTAATTAAAATTATCAATGGTATGCTTGCCAATTTTAAAGGTAAAGTTGTTGCTGCGAAGGGATTGCGTATCGGATACCTTAGTCAAGAACCCGAACTCGCCCGTGATTGTACCTTAAGGCAGGAGATGCTCAAAGTCTTTGAGAAACGGCGCGCCCTTGAAGATAAGATGCTCCTGTTGGCAGAAGAGATGGAGGCGCAGGAATCTCCAACCCTCCTTGCACAGTACGCCCAAATTCAGGAACAGCATGAGCGACTTGGCGGTTATGATTACGAGCATCAGATTAACCGTATTCTTGGTGGCTTAGGTTTCAGCGAACTCGATTTCAACCTTCCAATCGGTGTCCTGAGTGGAGGTCAGAAAAGTCGGGCAACCCTTGCCAAGCTCCTCCTTGAGCAGCCAGACCTCCTCCTTTTTGATGAACCGACGAATCACCTTGACATCAACGGTATTGAATGGCTCGAAAATTATCTCAATAACGAATACGCCGGTGCAGTCCTCGTTGTTTCTCACGATCGCTATTTTTTGGACAAGGTTGTCCGAAAAATTTGGGAACTCGAAGAACATAAGATAAAAATTTATCGTGGGAACTATTCCAAATACATTGAAACCAAAAGAGTTGAACAATTAGTCGGTGAGCGCGCCTTCAAAAAACAGCAAGCATTTATCGCACACGAAGAAGATTTTATTCACCGGAACATCGCAGGACAACGTACACGAGAGGCACAAGGCAGACGAAAAAAACTTGCACGGTTAGAGAGGGTCGAGAAACCGAAACGCGAGGCACCCACCTTCAAACTGACTTTTACACCTGAAGCGCGCGGTGGAAACGATATTCTCCGATGCCAAAACGTTAGCAAAGCCTTTGGCGATAAAGTCATCTTTACGAACTTGAATTTTGAGGTGTACCGCCGTGACATTGTCGGAATTATCGGGGCAAACGGCACCGGAAAGACGACACTATTCCGCATGGTTTTAGGCGAGGAACTGCCTACACAGGGCGAAATGTGGGTCGGACCCACGCTCAAATTTGGACACTATGCCCAAGAATTGGAAGGACTCAACCCAAATAATGAAATCATTGACGAAATCTGGGAGTTGTGTCCGCAGCAGACCCAAGGAGAAATCCGCAGCTTCCTCGGCAAATTCTTGTTTTCTGGCGATGATGTCTTCAAACGGATTGGGAACCTCAGCGGCGGCGAGCAGAGCCGTGTATTACTCGCGAAATTACTATTAGAGAACGCGAACGTTTTACTTCTTGATGAACCGACGAACCATCTTGATATTCCAGCACGTGAGGCTCTCGAGGCAGCACTGGCAGAATATCCCGCAACGCTTTTCATTATTTCTCACGATCGATATCTCTTGAGTAACCTTGCAACCAAGCTACTGATTTTTGACGGGAACCCCGGCGGAACCGCTAATCTCTTTGAAGGCAATTATGCTGAGTACGCGACACAGCAGCAACAGGCACTCCAAGAAGATCAGCCATTACCTGAAGAAGTTCAAGAATCAAAACCCGCACAGCCTTCTCAACCGAGACGTAAGTCGAAGTCCAAGCGCAAGCGGAAGATAAAGGCACAACGTCTGGTCGGAAGTAACTAA
- a CDS encoding sigma-70 family RNA polymerase sigma factor: protein MQSQSSEKVPLDCYDDTELIEQFQNGDNAAFDALFTRYQKRTYRLVQRFVSNPEDASDLTQDAFIRAYQGLGDFKSQCQFYSWLYRITVNLCIDFLRKKSRSEVLLYDSDESGELPMANIADPRSESPAKAVENKELRAHIRKAVRRLPPKQRQIFILRHWNGLSLKDIAATVGRSDGTVKAHLLHAHRNLRKHLRPYLRETDF from the coding sequence ATGCAGTCCCAAAGCTCTGAGAAAGTTCCACTAGACTGTTACGATGATACTGAGTTAATTGAGCAATTTCAAAACGGCGATAACGCTGCGTTTGACGCGCTCTTTACCCGCTACCAAAAACGCACCTATCGACTCGTACAACGTTTCGTCTCTAACCCTGAAGATGCCTCAGATTTGACGCAGGATGCCTTCATTCGGGCATATCAGGGATTGGGAGATTTCAAGAGTCAGTGCCAGTTTTACAGTTGGCTTTACCGCATTACGGTCAATCTCTGTATTGACTTCTTGCGGAAGAAATCAAGATCGGAAGTGCTCCTGTACGACTCCGATGAATCTGGCGAGTTGCCGATGGCAAATATCGCCGATCCGCGCTCAGAGTCCCCAGCAAAAGCGGTTGAGAATAAAGAGTTGAGAGCGCACATCCGAAAAGCCGTCCGACGACTCCCACCAAAGCAACGCCAAATCTTCATTTTGCGACACTGGAACGGGTTGTCGCTTAAAGATATAGCTGCTACTGTTGGTAGATCCGATGGAACGGTTAAGGCGCATCTGCTTCATGCACATCGTAACCTCCGCAAACATCTCCGTCCCTATCTACGGGAGACAGACTTCTAA
- a CDS encoding serine hydrolase — protein MNTTELNPNLTAAPQEVGLSAKRLACVSTTTQKFINEERLAGAVTVVARRGKIAHFETQGMMDIESAKPMQKDTIFRIYSMTKPIAAVAIMMLYEDGKLQLDAPASVYIPELGGLKVTKDPDAETLGLVEVDREMAVLDLMRHTAGLPGAARYMAGKTAIDERYREVGLHRLHVCNLQEMVERLGKIPLLYQPGSKWHYSIAADVLGRLVEVISGQSFDVFLAERIFQPLGMVDTGFYVPSEKIDQFAGMYGPKPGGGLQAVDAPEGGTGHISETSFKRNPKFLSAGGGLVSTAADFSKFCLMLSCKGALDRKRLMKAESVELMTSNHLPEHLIPLDKKPEARYAGLGFGLGVSVRVQQTDWIPASQIREYGWIGGASTEFWISPRDELVAITLAQHLPFSELSEKIKPLVYGAILKE, from the coding sequence ATGAACACAACGGAATTAAATCCGAATCTAACCGCAGCACCACAAGAAGTAGGACTATCAGCAAAACGGCTTGCGTGTGTCTCTACAACTACACAGAAGTTCATCAACGAAGAGCGACTCGCTGGTGCGGTCACAGTCGTGGCGCGACGCGGTAAAATAGCACACTTTGAAACACAGGGCATGATGGACATTGAATCGGCTAAACCGATGCAAAAGGATACCATCTTCCGCATCTATTCAATGACCAAACCAATTGCTGCCGTGGCAATAATGATGCTCTATGAGGACGGAAAACTACAACTGGATGCCCCAGCTTCGGTCTATATACCCGAATTAGGAGGATTAAAGGTTACCAAGGATCCTGATGCTGAGACACTCGGACTCGTTGAAGTGGACCGGGAAATGGCAGTTCTCGACCTGATGCGGCATACTGCCGGACTGCCCGGTGCTGCTCGATATATGGCTGGAAAAACGGCAATTGATGAACGTTACCGAGAAGTCGGTCTGCACCGTTTACATGTCTGCAATCTACAAGAGATGGTTGAGAGGCTCGGTAAGATCCCGTTGTTGTATCAACCCGGATCGAAATGGCACTATAGTATCGCTGCAGATGTTTTGGGTAGACTCGTTGAGGTAATTTCCGGTCAGTCTTTCGATGTGTTCTTAGCTGAACGGATCTTTCAACCGTTGGGTATGGTGGATACTGGATTCTACGTTCCGTCAGAGAAGATCGACCAGTTCGCTGGGATGTACGGTCCAAAACCCGGGGGAGGCTTGCAGGCTGTTGATGCACCAGAAGGTGGAACCGGTCATATCTCCGAAACCAGTTTTAAACGGAACCCGAAATTCTTATCCGCCGGTGGCGGTTTGGTCTCTACCGCTGCCGATTTTTCCAAGTTTTGCCTGATGCTCTCATGCAAAGGTGCGCTCGACAGAAAACGACTGATGAAAGCCGAGTCTGTTGAATTGATGACCTCCAATCATCTACCGGAGCATTTGATACCGCTCGACAAAAAACCTGAAGCACGTTATGCAGGACTCGGTTTCGGATTGGGTGTCTCGGTTCGAGTACAACAGACCGATTGGATACCTGCCTCTCAAATTCGTGAATACGGATGGATTGGTGGTGCAAGCACCGAATTCTGGATTTCACCGCGAGATGAATTAGTAGCAATCACGCTCGCGCAGCACCTCCCTTTTTCAGAGCTGAGCGAAAAAATTAAACCACTCGTCTACGGTGCAATTTTGAAAGAATAA